In Sulfurisphaera javensis, a single genomic region encodes these proteins:
- the upsX gene encoding protein UpsX: MIPHILSVFDINLPKDVNFWFLTHEDVIQIYSDALKTPEIKIKNDIDVKGHWLLKKGSNVIRVEDGENEIVYSNQSAYDFILVGEDIYTVEKKGKNFVFNGSKFLNYKHKYSFYVLDNKSNTVVITNGKLIELNKAIKYRINPNFINLIYDEYSLIIDNFGNKKEIKKPSFYLGKTSLGYIYQTLAGKITMESEYDLLGICSSDAYLIGESTSGIMIACGDKVKVYFRGGWSYLSSISNINASFANYNYVIITDNLTTVYNGELKKLYDLQNVHSIVADRKNIYVISNSRRIYILDQTEKEPIEILSSYNSLENSAIIKVNKKYLGEIKNDNKIIKIAEREEGDNVLLFIEPYRLTSVISSISIENELFKYSQNININSDKPEIKLVEGYIVKAVGGRIKGNTDFYNSIIKLKIKYNIPSRIKKILRLKIEGKEYTFEIENTNGEISINIPYVKFDSNEEIITLSIERNGFIELMNEYVLPIKQVEENPQYVSKEIIENASRKILQISEKDAFEWIRTFEYPSIYDNVIIAKEGSEINIEGINIKVKGGKQIISINKDNYKKEYIIYGLSYPIKEIYGNIIGNDLFIKIKYLYNLPTTIIYGTQIQTSTSGDFVFRLDPTYSNIYVRVYYSNDIKWEKTYMIENILEKSIINAFYIANKLKEELGNYGIM; this comes from the coding sequence ATGATTCCTCATATACTTTCGGTTTTTGATATTAATTTACCAAAGGATGTTAACTTTTGGTTCTTAACTCATGAAGATGTTATACAAATTTATTCTGATGCATTAAAGACACCAGAAATTAAGATAAAAAACGATATAGACGTTAAGGGTCATTGGTTACTTAAGAAAGGTTCTAACGTTATTAGAGTAGAGGATGGGGAAAACGAAATAGTATATTCTAATCAGTCGGCATATGATTTTATTCTAGTGGGAGAAGATATATATACCGTAGAGAAAAAAGGGAAGAATTTCGTATTTAATGGAAGTAAATTTTTAAATTATAAACATAAGTATTCTTTTTATGTCCTAGACAATAAGTCTAATACAGTAGTTATTACAAATGGTAAATTAATAGAGTTAAACAAAGCAATAAAATATAGGATAAATCCTAATTTTATAAATCTAATTTATGATGAATATTCATTAATTATAGACAATTTCGGAAATAAAAAAGAGATTAAGAAACCATCTTTTTATTTGGGAAAGACAAGTTTAGGATATATATATCAAACATTAGCTGGTAAAATAACCATGGAAAGCGAATATGACTTATTAGGGATATGTTCTTCCGATGCTTATCTTATAGGTGAATCTACTTCTGGAATAATGATAGCTTGTGGAGATAAAGTAAAAGTATATTTTAGGGGTGGATGGTCATACCTATCATCCATATCTAACATAAATGCTAGCTTTGCAAATTATAATTATGTAATAATCACTGATAATTTAACTACAGTTTACAATGGTGAACTTAAGAAATTATATGATTTACAAAATGTTCACAGTATAGTTGCGGATAGAAAAAATATTTATGTAATATCTAATTCAAGAAGAATTTATATATTAGATCAAACTGAGAAAGAGCCGATAGAAATTCTAAGTTCTTATAATTCGTTAGAGAATTCAGCAATTATAAAGGTTAATAAAAAATATTTAGGTGAGATAAAGAACGATAATAAAATAATTAAAATAGCAGAAAGAGAAGAAGGAGATAATGTTCTGTTATTCATAGAGCCATATAGGCTAACTTCTGTGATTTCTTCAATATCGATTGAGAATGAATTATTCAAATATAGTCAGAATATAAATATAAATTCTGATAAACCTGAAATTAAACTTGTTGAGGGCTATATTGTTAAGGCCGTAGGTGGAAGAATTAAAGGCAATACTGATTTTTATAATAGTATAATTAAATTAAAGATAAAATATAATATACCAAGTAGAATTAAAAAGATATTAAGGCTAAAAATAGAAGGAAAAGAGTATACATTCGAAATAGAAAATACCAATGGAGAAATCTCTATAAATATTCCGTATGTAAAGTTTGATTCTAATGAGGAGATTATTACTTTATCGATAGAAAGAAATGGGTTTATTGAATTAATGAATGAGTATGTCTTACCAATTAAACAAGTAGAAGAAAATCCTCAGTATGTATCAAAAGAAATAATTGAAAATGCAAGTAGAAAAATTTTACAAATAAGTGAAAAAGATGCGTTTGAGTGGATAAGGACTTTTGAATATCCATCTATTTATGATAATGTTATAATCGCAAAAGAAGGGAGCGAAATAAACATAGAAGGAATAAACATAAAGGTTAAAGGGGGAAAACAAATTATCTCCATTAATAAAGATAATTATAAAAAGGAGTACATAATTTATGGATTATCATATCCTATTAAAGAAATATATGGAAATATAATAGGTAATGATTTATTTATAAAAATAAAATATTTGTACAATCTTCCTACTACCATAATTTATGGAACTCAGATACAGACAAGTACTTCTGGTGACTTCGTTTTTAGATTAGATCCTACCTATTCAAATATTTATGTAAGAGTTTATTATTCTAATGATATAAAGTGGGAAAAAACCTATATGATAGAAAATATTTTAGAGAAATCAATAATTAATGCATTTTATATAGCGAATAAGCTGAAGGAAGAGCTGGGAAATTATGGGATTATGTGA
- a CDS encoding type II/IV secretion system ATPase subunit, whose protein sequence is MSETLTEYYVGPVKIKIIKDESGICKYIVEEPSLTKYEENIKNNILSDLLYINTKNLEDEVINRLKEKGFKDESIEKILYHIKKSMLYDIITPLMLDQQIEEIECKGYGYPITVVHRDFSECIRLYTNIIPQNDEEVVKVIEKLANKANKSINIAKPYVEFSLPDGDRVAATLNNEISLPGSTFDIRKFPSKPLSIINMVDNGMLNEIIASYLWFLIEYKPFIMILGPTGSGKTTLLTALLNLINPNYKILTIEDTPEINIVSDNWVRFISRSTLASDYDVTLNDLAKLALRYRPDYLVVGEVRGKEIEALIHASASGHGSLTTFHGSRPIDAVTRITDLLSTDLSKLFLQTIWSFVVVSRRKEGRKSVRSIISIYETNIDKGKIKFKKIIEWSFNKGQFIPNDVNSLIKKSYRLKWIGKTYGLSQDEIKEELSNRIEFLKKLRNDRVVDFYEVSNKIRKYYDEVIRNAKSLILS, encoded by the coding sequence ATGTCTGAGACTTTAACAGAATATTATGTTGGACCGGTTAAAATAAAGATAATTAAAGATGAAAGTGGAATATGTAAATATATAGTTGAGGAACCTTCGCTCACTAAATATGAAGAAAATATAAAGAATAATATTCTATCTGATTTATTGTATATTAATACTAAAAACCTAGAAGATGAAGTTATAAATAGATTAAAAGAAAAAGGTTTTAAAGATGAATCCATAGAAAAGATATTATATCACATTAAGAAAAGTATGTTATATGATATAATTACTCCACTGATGCTAGATCAACAGATTGAAGAAATAGAATGTAAAGGATACGGATATCCCATAACAGTTGTTCATAGAGACTTCTCTGAATGCATTAGATTATATACAAATATTATTCCACAGAATGACGAAGAAGTAGTAAAAGTCATTGAAAAATTAGCAAATAAAGCTAATAAAAGTATAAATATCGCTAAACCTTACGTAGAATTTTCTCTACCAGATGGGGATAGAGTAGCAGCAACTCTAAATAATGAAATTTCCTTGCCTGGCTCTACATTCGATATTAGAAAATTCCCTTCTAAACCATTAAGCATTATAAATATGGTAGACAACGGAATGCTAAATGAAATAATAGCTTCCTATTTATGGTTTTTAATAGAATATAAACCCTTTATAATGATTTTAGGGCCTACTGGTTCAGGGAAAACAACTCTTCTTACTGCATTGTTAAACTTAATTAACCCTAACTATAAGATATTAACAATTGAAGATACACCAGAAATAAATATTGTAAGTGATAATTGGGTAAGGTTTATAAGTAGATCTACTTTAGCAAGCGATTATGATGTTACTTTAAATGATTTAGCAAAGCTAGCGTTAAGATATAGGCCAGATTATTTAGTAGTGGGAGAAGTAAGAGGGAAAGAAATCGAAGCTTTAATACATGCTTCTGCATCTGGACACGGTTCCTTAACTACATTTCATGGGTCTAGACCAATAGATGCAGTAACAAGGATAACTGATTTGCTATCTACCGATTTATCAAAACTCTTTTTGCAAACTATATGGTCTTTCGTGGTCGTAAGTAGAAGAAAGGAAGGAAGAAAGAGTGTAAGGAGTATTATATCAATTTATGAGACTAATATTGATAAAGGAAAAATAAAATTCAAAAAAATTATAGAATGGTCTTTTAATAAGGGTCAGTTTATACCTAATGATGTTAATTCTCTAATTAAGAAATCTTATAGACTTAAATGGATAGGTAAAACATACGGTTTGTCGCAAGATGAAATCAAAGAAGAATTGAGTAATAGAATTGAATTTCTTAAAAAACTTAGGAATGATAGAGTAGTTGATTTTTATGAGGTATCTAATAAAATTAGGAAATATTATGATGAGGTGATTAGAAATGCAAAAAGTCTTATTTTATCATAA
- the upsF gene encoding membrane pilin protein UpsF, producing MQKVLFYHKLRKIYPCILFNSNIKSNLEYYGGDIEELCKKYNFLLKIFLSLISLITLLAILKIKILLFLDIPLALLTYFYPLLYSWSKKEEFKKLINLEAPFISIVAYVNSIVDKSLVYTMKELSEIKELKTPKIEFQLLDKMMKYMGFSTINAIEKRAEIHSGDLLGKLYNNYIAAINLGITVRDRLRDVLKDILFDLKESYKGYVEKSAELAEVEFAVLLLLPIVLIGFAFTFKVSIIELLFPLVFIPPLLFVITTLQPGINYEIKYGKILYGLVLIPLILILQVNVTYKIVSILTILLILSYFTYQQVSLANELEKSLPIILKELSVYLRIGYTVQNALPKIRMNSKRVNKVLNDVIKNPEDISTPSKLFNMTMKLLFLLSKTGSSSNALEELGNAIAEILYSKESLMKQLRLYDALVFLTPIMLWLSFTTLNKIINSIIPEIDIIALYTVGSALLLSKLSRFTILYFPTMVMITVILIILSFIPPVFL from the coding sequence ATGCAAAAAGTCTTATTTTATCATAAGTTAAGGAAAATTTATCCTTGTATTTTATTTAATTCTAACATAAAATCTAACTTAGAGTATTATGGAGGAGATATTGAGGAACTATGTAAAAAATACAACTTCTTGCTAAAAATTTTTCTCTCTTTAATATCTTTAATTACATTACTTGCAATACTAAAAATTAAAATATTATTATTTCTAGATATTCCACTAGCACTATTAACTTACTTTTATCCATTATTATATTCATGGTCAAAGAAGGAAGAATTTAAGAAATTGATTAATTTGGAAGCACCATTCATTTCAATAGTTGCATATGTAAATTCAATAGTTGATAAAAGTTTAGTTTATACTATGAAGGAACTTTCAGAAATTAAAGAATTAAAAACTCCTAAAATAGAGTTTCAATTATTAGACAAGATGATGAAGTATATGGGTTTTTCGACGATAAATGCCATAGAGAAAAGGGCAGAAATTCATAGTGGAGATCTATTGGGGAAGCTTTACAATAACTATATTGCGGCAATAAATCTAGGAATAACTGTAAGAGATAGACTAAGAGATGTATTAAAGGATATTTTATTTGATTTGAAAGAATCTTATAAAGGATACGTAGAAAAGTCAGCTGAATTAGCTGAGGTAGAATTTGCTGTTCTCCTTTTATTGCCTATAGTATTAATAGGATTTGCTTTCACATTCAAAGTCTCCATAATAGAATTACTATTTCCACTAGTATTTATTCCGCCATTACTTTTCGTTATAACGACTTTGCAGCCGGGTATTAATTATGAAATTAAATATGGCAAAATCTTGTACGGTTTAGTGTTAATTCCATTAATTCTTATTTTGCAAGTTAATGTAACGTATAAAATAGTTTCTATTCTAACGATATTATTGATACTTAGCTATTTTACTTATCAGCAAGTCTCATTAGCAAATGAATTAGAAAAATCATTACCAATAATACTTAAGGAATTATCTGTGTATTTACGAATCGGATATACAGTTCAAAATGCTCTTCCAAAGATTAGGATGAACTCCAAAAGAGTTAATAAAGTTTTAAATGATGTAATAAAAAATCCTGAAGATATATCAACTCCCTCTAAACTTTTCAATATGACAATGAAATTATTATTCTTGTTATCTAAAACCGGATCATCTTCTAATGCGTTAGAAGAATTAGGAAATGCTATTGCTGAGATTCTTTATTCTAAAGAATCCTTAATGAAGCAGTTAAGACTTTATGATGCCTTAGTATTTTTAACTCCTATAATGTTATGGTTATCCTTTACTACCTTAAACAAGATAATAAATAGTATTATACCAGAAATCGATATTATAGCATTGTATACCGTAGGCTCTGCTTTATTGCTCTCAAAACTATCAAGGTTTACAATATTGTATTTTCCCACAATGGTTATGATAACAGTAATTTTAATTATACTTTCGTTTATCCCACCCGTCTTTTTATAA
- the upsA gene encoding pilin subunit UpsA has protein sequence MKYAKGISSILGTVIVLAITIALGTLLYAYANGMFGNLTQNVNVNAQAEIIVNPSTNQSYLQYSLTNDGNIQVTITEILINGNSTPLNSGNIILNPGQTYQNVTKIQSGINIQPGSYYTVIFLGKTATGKPFSISLNVLASETE, from the coding sequence ATGAAATACGCAAAAGGGATATCCTCAATACTAGGAACTGTTATAGTATTAGCAATAACAATAGCCTTAGGTACACTCTTATATGCCTATGCAAACGGAATGTTTGGAAACCTAACTCAAAATGTAAATGTAAATGCCCAAGCAGAAATAATAGTAAATCCCTCAACAAACCAATCTTATTTACAATATTCCTTAACTAATGACGGTAATATACAAGTAACAATAACTGAGATCTTAATTAACGGAAATTCTACACCATTAAATTCTGGGAATATAATACTTAACCCTGGTCAAACATATCAAAATGTGACAAAAATTCAATCTGGGATTAACATACAACCAGGTTCTTATTATACGGTAATATTCTTAGGTAAAACAGCTACTGGTAAACCTTTCTCTATTTCACTAAACGTTCTAGCTTCTGAAACTGAGTGA
- the upsB gene encoding pilin subunit UpsB: MKGISSIFSSLIVTIITLSLAVPLFLYFNSLYNFNSGIIGHNFNKLNNAITTQLSVIQMGDTTSKVYLYNYGKTTISINLIILNNKEYNIYITIKPNELISLSKIINSNITITNATLVIEANGNYYYYEL; this comes from the coding sequence ATGAAAGGGATTTCATCTATTTTTTCTTCTCTCATAGTAACTATAATAACTCTTTCACTAGCTGTTCCTTTATTCCTTTATTTTAATTCTCTATATAATTTCAATTCTGGCATAATAGGTCATAATTTTAACAAATTGAATAACGCTATAACTACTCAATTATCTGTTATACAAATGGGAGATACAACTAGTAAAGTTTATCTTTATAATTATGGTAAAACTACTATATCTATTAATTTAATAATATTAAATAATAAGGAGTATAATATCTATATAACTATTAAGCCTAATGAGTTAATCTCTTTAAGTAAAATTATAAATTCTAATATAACTATAACTAATGCAACACTAGTCATAGAAGCTAATGGGAACTATTACTATTACGAGCTTTAA
- a CDS encoding winged helix-turn-helix domain-containing protein, translating into MYEIKLILEAIKEGHVNPGEVVIYTGLPRYEVLALFHVLEDLGLIETIYSKGSHKVYRLTPKGEEILEALEKGMQIELNVKKETSLT; encoded by the coding sequence ATGTATGAGATTAAATTGATATTAGAGGCAATTAAAGAAGGCCACGTTAACCCTGGAGAAGTAGTTATTTACACTGGCTTACCTAGATATGAGGTTCTTGCATTATTTCACGTTTTAGAAGATTTAGGACTAATAGAGACAATTTATTCTAAAGGATCACATAAAGTTTATAGACTTACACCTAAAGGTGAAGAAATACTTGAAGCGCTTGAAAAGGGAATGCAAATTGAACTTAACGTTAAAAAAGAAACTTCCTTAACTTAA
- the nth gene encoding endonuclease III translates to MCTPKEILDRLSKTYSINPIDFVAYDVCARTKDVFKTFVATILSQNSTDRATYIAYNNLEREIGISVNSILSLSDDKLRSLIRNVGLANSKARYIKNVALFFKEHKNDIYSLSCEELRKIFTSIEGVGEKTADVVLVNCFKCRVFPIDTHIRRVVTRLGILGSNPKYNDISKFFTSNLDSEQLLQVHQLLIVHGRKTCTARKPLCESCVLNYCCGYFNRMGKS, encoded by the coding sequence GTGTGCACTCCAAAAGAGATTTTAGATAGACTCTCTAAGACTTACTCTATAAATCCTATAGATTTTGTAGCATATGATGTATGTGCAAGGACAAAGGACGTTTTCAAGACTTTTGTAGCAACGATTCTTTCGCAAAATTCTACTGATAGAGCTACGTATATTGCATATAATAACTTAGAAAGAGAGATTGGAATATCAGTTAATTCAATTTTATCTCTGTCAGATGATAAGTTAAGGAGTTTAATAAGAAATGTAGGATTGGCTAATTCTAAAGCTCGATATATCAAAAATGTAGCGTTATTTTTTAAAGAACATAAAAATGATATATATAGTTTATCTTGTGAAGAATTACGAAAGATATTCACTTCGATTGAAGGTGTTGGTGAAAAAACAGCTGATGTCGTATTAGTTAATTGCTTTAAGTGTAGAGTTTTCCCAATAGATACACATATAAGGAGAGTTGTCACTAGGTTGGGAATTTTAGGTTCTAATCCAAAGTATAATGATATCTCTAAGTTTTTCACCTCAAATTTAGATTCTGAGCAGCTTTTACAAGTTCATCAATTACTAATTGTTCACGGAAGAAAAACTTGTACTGCCAGAAAACCTTTATGTGAAAGTTGTGTTTTAAATTATTGTTGTGGTTACTTCAATAGAATGGGTAAGAGTTAA
- a CDS encoding ParB N-terminal domain-containing protein encodes MVTSIEWVRVKDLIPHEDIIPFIVEQNIVNIKKRRKVIPIIVDDETNLILDGHHRYYAFLKLGINKIPVYYVKYKSNQIIVNSWYRLVCPSIHISFNTEGKFCVSYHDRKILCENSLYRLYWKQHFFEQQLTRLGFKIIKNENKGLYIPSLPKDYIISIATKGLRFPPKSTRHEYKFYIAKEEIGINEY; translated from the coding sequence GTGGTTACTTCAATAGAATGGGTAAGAGTTAAAGATTTAATACCTCATGAAGATATTATCCCATTTATAGTAGAGCAAAATATCGTAAATATAAAGAAAAGAAGAAAAGTAATTCCTATTATTGTTGATGATGAAACTAATTTAATACTTGATGGTCATCATAGGTATTATGCATTTCTTAAACTTGGAATAAATAAAATTCCTGTATATTATGTAAAATATAAAAGTAATCAAATTATAGTTAATTCGTGGTATCGTTTAGTTTGCCCAAGTATACATATTTCATTTAATACGGAGGGAAAATTCTGTGTCTCTTATCATGATAGAAAAATCTTATGTGAGAATTCACTTTATAGACTTTATTGGAAACAACATTTCTTTGAGCAACAATTGACTAGACTAGGTTTTAAGATTATAAAAAACGAGAATAAAGGACTTTATATTCCTTCACTACCTAAGGATTATATAATAAGTATTGCTACAAAGGGATTAAGATTTCCTCCTAAATCAACAAGGCATGAATATAAATTTTATATAGCTAAAGAAGAGATTGGAATTAATGAATATTAG
- a CDS encoding glycosyltransferase family 2 protein codes for MNISWIIQFLIFLYPTLFVIYQLFLYKLSFNNNYSFEDIKIKDYPFLSIIVPTKGEKISVIEGLLNNISELEWDKNKMEVIIVSDDTEDYFNEILKKIRIPSGLHVFLYRREKKLGYKSGALLYGYEKSKGDLILTIDVDSRLPKDALIKSYYRMLVNNCDAVALQWVGYSENTYSKLAKGIMASTFFASKALFEGKEKINLSVFPVGSGTLFKRKTLEAVGGWDYNMIQDDLEIGARLINKNKKICSSGVPIYIEVPDNFFSFFIQQTRWAMGTGEVIRNRIKYILTAKVSFIKKIDMLIHLLQYTPIIFTFLGSLLLLFSVMIAKHDLLASPLFLFWGFVLGVYAYIIYEVALKLGFSRKDALFSLGRVSGFTVAISPFIFYYFLKGLLSKKKTYIVTPKGGSKVNTQYKIILVIGIFGIIYTLSAIIYFLNHYYFTAFWLLYYAVGFLYALITFNREL; via the coding sequence ATGAATATTAGTTGGATAATTCAGTTTTTAATATTTCTTTACCCTACGTTATTTGTTATTTATCAGTTATTTTTATATAAATTATCATTTAATAATAATTACTCTTTTGAAGATATAAAGATAAAGGATTATCCTTTCCTATCTATAATAGTTCCTACTAAAGGAGAAAAAATATCAGTCATTGAAGGATTGTTAAATAATATTTCAGAATTAGAATGGGATAAAAACAAAATGGAAGTAATCATAGTTTCTGATGATACAGAAGATTATTTTAATGAAATATTGAAAAAAATAAGGATACCCAGTGGTTTACATGTTTTTCTATATAGAAGGGAGAAAAAACTAGGTTATAAAAGCGGAGCCCTTCTCTACGGATATGAGAAATCTAAAGGTGATTTAATATTAACTATTGATGTTGATTCAAGACTTCCTAAAGATGCTTTAATTAAATCATATTATAGAATGCTTGTAAATAATTGTGATGCAGTAGCTCTTCAATGGGTAGGTTATTCGGAAAACACATATTCAAAATTGGCAAAAGGGATAATGGCTTCCACTTTTTTTGCAAGTAAGGCATTATTTGAGGGAAAAGAAAAGATAAATTTAAGTGTATTTCCAGTGGGCAGTGGTACTCTATTTAAAAGAAAAACTTTAGAAGCAGTGGGAGGATGGGATTACAATATGATTCAAGATGATTTAGAAATAGGTGCAAGATTAATAAATAAGAATAAAAAGATATGCTCTTCTGGTGTTCCAATATATATTGAAGTGCCTGATAATTTCTTTTCTTTCTTTATTCAGCAAACTAGATGGGCCATGGGAACTGGCGAAGTAATAAGAAATAGAATAAAATATATTTTAACAGCTAAAGTAAGTTTTATAAAGAAAATTGATATGTTAATTCATTTACTTCAATATACTCCGATTATATTTACTTTTTTAGGTTCATTGTTGTTGCTTTTTTCAGTCATGATTGCAAAGCATGATTTGCTAGCATCTCCTCTTTTCTTATTTTGGGGATTTGTACTAGGAGTGTATGCTTACATAATTTATGAAGTTGCGTTAAAATTAGGTTTTAGTAGGAAAGATGCATTATTTTCTTTAGGTCGTGTTTCGGGTTTTACGGTTGCAATTTCTCCTTTCATTTTTTATTATTTTCTAAAAGGTTTACTTAGCAAAAAGAAAACTTATATTGTTACACCAAAGGGAGGAAGCAAAGTTAATACGCAATATAAGATAATTCTTGTTATTGGAATTTTTGGGATTATTTATACTTTATCGGCTATAATATATTTCCTTAATCATTATTACTTTACTGCATTTTGGTTACTCTATTATGCTGTAGGATTTTTATACGCTTTAATAACTTTTAACAGGGAATTATGA